A single Deltaproteobacteria bacterium DNA region contains:
- a CDS encoding type II secretion system protein M, whose protein sequence is MIRVNPRERRTILAGGVSIVALLAYLLVVSPYMSAMERLDRRIARKTEELAEVLALQAEYLSLKEKAEALEKMVRSAPGFSLLSFLENLAVKKGIKKQIAYMKPLVMPGNEKYQESSVEMKLEGLTLKELVEYLYQVEQSSQPIRIRRLNIVKRKGEPYLDMTLQASIFEPVRGGAPLGQRKG, encoded by the coding sequence ATGATCAGAGTCAACCCGAGAGAGAGAAGGACCATTCTTGCGGGAGGGGTCTCTATCGTCGCTCTCCTCGCCTACCTTCTGGTCGTCTCTCCATACATGAGCGCCATGGAGCGGCTCGACCGGAGGATCGCCAGGAAGACCGAAGAGTTGGCAGAGGTCTTGGCTCTCCAGGCGGAATATCTCAGTTTGAAAGAGAAGGCCGAAGCCCTTGAGAAGATGGTGCGGTCAGCGCCGGGTTTCTCTCTTCTTTCTTTCCTGGAGAATCTCGCCGTCAAGAAGGGTATCAAGAAGCAGATCGCCTACATGAAGCCCCTTGTCATGCCTGGGAACGAGAAGTACCAGGAATCCTCTGTGGAGATGAAGCTCGAGGGTCTCACCCTCAAAGAGTTGGTTGAATATCTCTACCAGGTCGAGCAGTCCTCCCAGCCGATTCGAATCAGGAGACTCAATATTGTCAAAAGAAAGGGGGAACCCTACCTGGACATGACCCTTCAGGCATCGATATTCGAGCCCGTGAGAGGGGGTGCTCCCCTCGGCCAGAGAAAGGGCTGA
- a CDS encoding endonuclease V, translating into MEPEILHSWNVTPREASAIQEGLKDRICLAPMAGRIRWVGGADVSYARGEDRLFGAMVVLSFPDLVLVDQAWETGRVAFPYIPGLLGFRECPILLEVARRIHQPPDVWIFDGQGIAHPRGVGLASHLGLLLGSPSVGCAKKRLLGFHGEVGPGRGDFELLAWEGRTVGAVVRTRTGIKPVYVSPGFRIDLEGAVRLVLETTGRYRIPEPLRQAHLLSKRIREEGNNSGVPRSVCR; encoded by the coding sequence ATGGAACCAGAGATCCTTCACTCCTGGAACGTGACCCCCCGGGAGGCATCTGCCATTCAGGAAGGCCTGAAGGATCGGATCTGCCTGGCCCCTATGGCTGGAAGGATCCGGTGGGTGGGCGGGGCTGATGTCTCCTATGCCAGAGGAGAGGACCGGCTCTTCGGTGCCATGGTTGTCCTTTCCTTTCCCGACCTTGTCCTGGTGGATCAGGCCTGGGAGACGGGGCGAGTCGCCTTCCCCTACATTCCAGGTCTTCTCGGTTTCCGGGAATGTCCCATCCTGCTGGAAGTGGCCAGACGAATCCATCAGCCTCCGGATGTATGGATTTTCGATGGCCAGGGGATCGCCCATCCCAGAGGGGTAGGGCTTGCCTCCCACCTGGGGCTTCTGCTCGGTTCTCCTTCTGTCGGGTGTGCGAAGAAGAGACTTCTGGGATTCCACGGTGAGGTGGGGCCTGGAAGGGGAGATTTTGAGCTTTTGGCTTGGGAGGGGAGAACCGTGGGGGCTGTAGTGAGAACCCGCACCGGGATCAAGCCCGTCTACGTCTCCCCTGGTTTTCGCATAGATCTTGAGGGAGCGGTGAGGCTGGTCCTCGAGACAACCGGACGGTACAGGATACCGGAACCCCTCCGGCAGGCCCACCTGTTGAGCAAAAGGATTCGTGAAGAAGGGAACAACAGCGGCGTCCCCCGGTCGGTCTGCCGATAG
- a CDS encoding pyridoxal phosphate-dependent aminotransferase, translated as MISRRGTEVRPFMVMEVMEKAEEMERNGREVIHLEVGEPDFDTPQCIKEACLLAMREGKTHYTGSLGLVELREAISSHYRQRHGVEVSPDQIVVTSGTSPAMLLVFSVLLERGREAIIPNPYYPCYPNILRFVDATPVPVDVFETEGFQYRLDRVRAAMTGETRAIVINSPSNPTGHVMSPEGMAELCRLGPHIVSDEIYHGLVYEGEDHTILEFTDRAFVINGFSKLYAMTGWRLGYVIAPKPFVRPLQKLQQNLFISANSMAQWSAIAALKHAEADVGAMVLRYNKRRIHILKRLKELGFGIATEPTGAFYVLANARKFTRNSYEFAFDMLEKAGVGVAPGIDFGSNAEGYLRFCYANSMEKIEQAMERIGTYLERTCKTQG; from the coding sequence ATGATCTCTAGAAGAGGAACCGAGGTAAGGCCCTTCATGGTCATGGAGGTCATGGAAAAGGCCGAAGAGATGGAGAGGAACGGGAGGGAGGTGATCCATCTCGAGGTGGGGGAACCGGATTTTGATACCCCACAGTGTATCAAGGAGGCCTGCTTGCTGGCCATGAGGGAGGGGAAAACCCATTACACGGGGAGCCTCGGTCTTGTAGAACTGAGGGAAGCCATCTCGAGTCATTACCGGCAGCGTCACGGTGTGGAGGTCTCCCCGGATCAGATCGTCGTGACATCGGGGACCTCGCCGGCCATGCTTCTTGTCTTTTCCGTCCTCCTGGAGCGAGGGAGGGAGGCCATCATTCCAAATCCCTACTACCCATGCTATCCCAATATTCTCCGCTTCGTCGATGCCACGCCCGTCCCGGTCGATGTCTTCGAGACAGAGGGCTTCCAATACCGGTTGGACAGGGTTCGAGCCGCAATGACCGGGGAAACCAGAGCCATTGTGATCAACTCGCCTTCCAATCCTACAGGCCATGTCATGAGTCCTGAAGGGATGGCCGAGTTGTGCCGATTGGGACCCCATATCGTCTCCGACGAGATCTATCATGGGCTGGTGTATGAGGGGGAGGACCATACGATTCTTGAGTTCACTGACAGGGCCTTTGTGATCAACGGGTTCTCGAAGCTCTATGCCATGACCGGCTGGCGCCTCGGATATGTCATCGCTCCCAAACCGTTTGTCCGACCCCTGCAGAAACTCCAACAAAACCTCTTCATCTCGGCCAACTCGATGGCCCAGTGGAGTGCCATCGCGGCGCTGAAACACGCAGAAGCCGACGTCGGGGCCATGGTCCTAAGGTACAACAAGAGGCGGATTCACATCCTGAAAAGGCTGAAGGAGCTGGGGTTCGGCATTGCCACGGAGCCCACAGGTGCCTTCTATGTCCTTGCCAACGCGAGGAAATTTACCAGGAATTCCTATGAGTTCGCCTTTGACATGCTTGAAAAGGCCGGTGTGGGAGTCGCCCCCGGGATCGATTTCGGAAGCAACGCCGAGGGATATCTCCGCTTCTGCTACGCCAATTCCATGGAGAAGATCGAACAGGCCATGGAGCGAATCGGTACCTACCTGGAAAGAACCTGCAAGACTCAGGGGTGA
- the mtnA gene encoding S-methyl-5-thioribose-1-phosphate isomerase, whose protein sequence is MSFRTIEWKEDHVVLLDQRRLPREQVYVECWNFDAVVEAIRNMTVRGAPAIGVVAALGLALGARQIRAREMEGFLRRFKGLCKTMGGARPTAINLFWAIGRMERILHSPRPEGIDEAVRRLEDEALAILREDVETNRLIGQVGRVVIKDGDTVLTHCNAGALATAGYGTALGVIRAAVAEGKRVRVFVDETRPRLQGARLTAWELSHDGIPVTLITDSMAGCVMQKGLIDLVLVGADRIAGNGDVANKIGTYSLATLAHVHGIPFYVAAPVSTIDVNLPEGSQIPIEERAPEEITEIFHQPIAPSGVEVFNPAFDVTPCRYVDGIITETDILREPFERTIRALMSRVS, encoded by the coding sequence ATGTCTTTTCGCACCATTGAATGGAAAGAAGATCATGTGGTTCTGCTTGATCAGAGGAGGCTCCCCCGGGAGCAGGTCTACGTGGAATGTTGGAATTTTGACGCGGTGGTGGAAGCTATCCGGAATATGACCGTCCGCGGGGCGCCGGCTATCGGGGTGGTTGCGGCACTGGGTCTGGCCCTGGGGGCGAGGCAGATCAGGGCCCGTGAGATGGAGGGCTTTCTCCGTCGATTCAAGGGACTCTGTAAGACCATGGGTGGAGCGAGGCCCACGGCTATCAACCTCTTCTGGGCCATCGGTCGGATGGAGCGGATTTTGCATTCCCCAAGGCCTGAGGGGATCGATGAGGCCGTCAGGCGGTTGGAAGACGAGGCCCTCGCCATACTGAGGGAGGACGTGGAGACCAACAGGCTGATCGGGCAGGTGGGAAGAGTTGTGATCAAAGACGGGGACACCGTGTTGACCCATTGCAATGCAGGGGCCCTGGCGACAGCAGGATACGGCACGGCCTTGGGAGTGATCAGGGCGGCCGTTGCAGAGGGTAAGAGAGTTAGGGTTTTTGTAGACGAGACTCGACCGCGCCTCCAGGGAGCTCGCCTTACCGCATGGGAACTGAGCCACGACGGGATTCCCGTAACCCTCATCACGGATAGCATGGCAGGCTGTGTTATGCAGAAGGGCCTGATCGATCTTGTCCTGGTCGGAGCGGATCGCATTGCAGGCAATGGCGATGTGGCCAACAAGATAGGTACTTACAGTCTCGCAACTCTGGCGCATGTCCATGGGATCCCCTTCTACGTGGCGGCGCCGGTTTCGACGATAGATGTAAACCTCCCGGAGGGAAGCCAGATTCCTATTGAGGAACGGGCCCCTGAGGAGATCACCGAAATATTTCATCAACCCATTGCTCCCAGCGGTGTAGAGGTGTTCAATCCCGCCTTTGATGTCACCCCCTGTCGATACGTTGATGGAATCATCACGGAAACAGACATCCTGAGGGAGCCCTTTGAGAGAACCATCAGAGCCTTGATGAGCCGGGTGTCGTGA
- the gatB gene encoding Asp-tRNA(Asn)/Glu-tRNA(Gln) amidotransferase subunit GatB produces the protein MEYEAVIGLEVHAQLLTESKIFCSCATAFGAEPNSHTCPVCMGLPGSLPVVNRKAVEFAIRMGLATHCTIARRSLFARKNYFYPDLPKGYQISQYEMPLAEKGYVEVFADGETRRVGIIRVHLEEDAGKLIHQEESTGAGQGSLVDFNRTGVPLIEIVSAPDIRTAREAGDYLRTLSSIVQYLEICDGKMEEGSLRCDANVSVRPRGQEAFGVRTELKNMNSFRHVEKALDYEIERQIELCEAGEQVVQETRLWDPHRSITVAMRGKEEAQDYRYFPDPDLLPLVIDGQWVEEIRKGLPELPVEKRRRFVRQYEIPEYDAGVLTSSKALADYYEACVAEFPEPKTVSNWVMGELLGLLNRDNREVGDSPVTPSLLGELLRLIGDGTISGKIAKAVFEEMYLTGKDASRVVREKGLVQVTDPGVIEETIGRVLEANPDLVQAYRKGKEKVFGFLVGQVMKETQGKANPRLVNEILKKKLTG, from the coding sequence ATGGAGTATGAGGCTGTCATCGGGCTCGAGGTTCATGCCCAACTGCTTACCGAATCGAAGATCTTCTGCTCCTGTGCCACGGCCTTCGGTGCAGAGCCTAACTCCCACACGTGTCCGGTCTGCATGGGCCTTCCCGGTTCGCTTCCAGTGGTGAACCGTAAGGCCGTTGAGTTCGCCATCAGGATGGGGCTGGCCACGCATTGCACCATTGCCAGAAGGAGTCTTTTTGCAAGGAAGAACTATTTCTATCCTGACCTGCCCAAGGGTTACCAGATATCCCAGTATGAGATGCCCCTGGCCGAAAAGGGCTATGTGGAGGTTTTCGCGGATGGAGAGACCAGGAGAGTCGGCATCATCCGGGTCCATCTGGAAGAGGATGCGGGGAAACTCATCCATCAGGAGGAATCCACGGGGGCGGGCCAGGGGAGTCTTGTCGATTTCAACAGGACGGGAGTTCCCCTGATCGAAATAGTGAGCGCTCCGGACATCCGTACCGCCCGTGAAGCGGGCGACTATCTGAGGACCCTTAGCAGCATCGTCCAGTACCTGGAGATATGCGACGGGAAGATGGAGGAGGGGAGCCTTCGCTGTGACGCCAACGTGTCTGTCCGGCCTCGCGGGCAGGAGGCATTCGGGGTTCGGACGGAGCTGAAGAACATGAACTCCTTTCGTCACGTGGAGAAGGCGCTGGATTACGAGATAGAACGTCAGATCGAGTTGTGTGAGGCAGGCGAGCAAGTGGTCCAGGAGACCCGGCTGTGGGACCCCCATCGTTCGATCACCGTGGCCATGAGGGGCAAGGAGGAGGCCCAGGACTACCGGTATTTCCCTGACCCGGATCTCTTGCCCCTGGTGATCGACGGCCAGTGGGTAGAGGAGATCCGGAAAGGACTTCCCGAACTTCCCGTGGAAAAAAGAAGGCGTTTTGTCAGGCAGTATGAGATCCCGGAGTATGATGCCGGAGTCCTGACCAGTTCCAAGGCCCTTGCCGATTACTACGAGGCCTGTGTGGCTGAATTCCCAGAGCCCAAAACGGTGAGCAACTGGGTCATGGGCGAACTTCTCGGGTTGCTCAACAGGGACAACCGGGAGGTCGGGGACTCCCCCGTGACTCCCTCCCTCCTTGGAGAACTGCTTCGGTTGATAGGGGATGGGACCATAAGCGGAAAGATCGCCAAGGCGGTCTTTGAGGAGATGTACCTGACCGGGAAGGACGCCTCCCGTGTGGTCAGGGAAAAGGGGCTTGTCCAGGTCACGGATCCCGGGGTGATCGAGGAGACTATCGGGCGGGTTTTGGAGGCAAACCCCGACCTTGTTCAGGCATACAGGAAGGGCAAGGAGAAGGTCTTCGGTTTCCTTGTGGGCCAGGTGATGAAGGAGACCCAGGGCAAGGCAAATCCGCGGCTCGTGAACGAAATTCTAAAGAAGAAGCTTACAGGATAG
- a CDS encoding SAM-dependent chlorinase/fluorinase — protein sequence MSRIITLLTDFGYQDGYVGAMKGVILGINPRAVLVDISHEIEPHDITAGALVLADASGWFPSGTIHVAVVDPGVGSQRRPIVVETSRGYYVGPDNGIFSIVYERETVLRTVALENPRFMAPSVSRTFHGRDIFAPAAAFLSLGVAVDALGPPVQRGVVMRIPRPRVRGDAVWGEVIHVDRFGNLVTNISEDAFKSFVGGGDKRIWIGSERVAGLRESYEEGEEDEVFGIFGSSGFLEISMKRRSACSKLGVGRGASVRVERSLKGGVES from the coding sequence GTGAGTCGCATTATTACCCTCCTAACCGATTTTGGTTACCAGGATGGTTACGTGGGAGCCATGAAGGGAGTGATTCTCGGGATCAATCCCAGGGCTGTTCTGGTGGATATCAGTCACGAGATCGAGCCCCACGACATAACGGCGGGCGCCCTCGTGTTGGCCGATGCGTCGGGCTGGTTCCCTTCCGGTACGATCCACGTTGCCGTGGTGGATCCGGGAGTGGGCAGCCAGAGGAGGCCAATAGTCGTTGAAACCTCGCGGGGTTACTACGTAGGTCCCGACAACGGCATATTTAGCATCGTCTACGAGAGGGAGACCGTTCTCCGGACAGTGGCTCTTGAGAACCCGAGGTTCATGGCGCCCTCTGTCAGCCGGACTTTCCACGGCAGGGACATCTTTGCCCCTGCCGCTGCCTTTCTCTCTCTGGGAGTGGCTGTTGACGCCTTGGGCCCACCCGTGCAAAGAGGGGTAGTCATGAGGATTCCTCGTCCCCGTGTCAGGGGCGATGCCGTCTGGGGAGAGGTGATCCATGTCGATCGTTTCGGGAACCTTGTCACCAACATCTCAGAGGATGCTTTCAAGTCCTTTGTCGGTGGGGGTGACAAGAGGATCTGGATAGGGAGCGAGCGGGTGGCGGGTCTCCGCGAGAGCTACGAGGAGGGGGAGGAAGATGAGGTCTTTGGCATCTTCGGGAGCTCAGGGTTTCTGGAGATTTCCATGAAGAGGAGGAGTGCCTGCAGCAAGCTGGGTGTGGGCAGGGGGGCTTCTGTCCGCGTGGAAAGGTCTTTGAAAGGTGGCGTTGAGTCATGA
- the pilM gene encoding type IV pilus assembly protein PilM, translating to MSPQAIGLDMGADSIKAVVLRQGWRGFEVAGFFHEAIEPDESLAYEERVAGAVERLFSVNRLKSDWVVVSLPGLVLSTRIITLPFTDRRKIVRVIPFEVEGHIPFALEEVVISHHILGQEGGKTRVLAGAVRKDLLRETLAALAMGGVKPRIVDMDFMALFNLSQGGLEGAEGCYAIVDIGASKTSVCVVDGRSFGFGRSIPIGGRAINRAIEGEFGMSEEEAEGLKRAEAFLPVKDRVPSSHEQRRLCSAVESIIAQLLQEIGRTFYAFEAETQKQVSHVFLCGGTARLANLSDYVSEKMSVPAAPLPPVSSLKGVVDPQNMGLMAQAYGLGLRAAADGRFSQVNFLKDEFAFRSEIKGMKGKMVYVGIFLALILALFAYDGLNRYMVKKQRYLELKSEIERVFRETFPGMKQIRGGSQYMRSKTLELRKESRALLSLGGLPATALDLIRGVTEKAPAGVDVEIDTFSFDAEKIRLSGRTDSFESVDRIVKALQGFGLFEKISLSNAKVNVKDNKVDFRLSISLPSPLGEKR from the coding sequence ATGAGCCCGCAGGCCATCGGCCTCGATATGGGGGCCGACTCGATCAAGGCTGTGGTGTTGCGCCAAGGTTGGAGAGGCTTTGAGGTAGCCGGGTTTTTCCACGAGGCCATAGAGCCTGACGAATCCCTGGCTTACGAAGAGCGTGTGGCCGGGGCAGTGGAGAGGCTCTTCTCGGTAAACAGATTGAAGAGTGATTGGGTCGTCGTCTCTCTGCCGGGACTCGTCTTGTCTACCAGAATCATCACCCTTCCCTTTACTGACCGCAGGAAGATCGTCAGGGTGATTCCCTTCGAGGTTGAAGGGCATATCCCCTTTGCTCTCGAGGAGGTGGTGATCTCTCATCACATCCTGGGGCAGGAGGGAGGCAAGACGAGGGTTCTGGCTGGTGCTGTGCGGAAAGACCTTCTGAGAGAGACTCTGGCGGCCCTTGCCATGGGAGGTGTCAAGCCCAGGATCGTGGATATGGATTTCATGGCTCTCTTCAATCTCTCCCAGGGTGGGCTCGAGGGGGCCGAAGGGTGCTACGCCATCGTCGATATCGGAGCCTCCAAGACATCGGTCTGCGTCGTGGACGGCCGGTCTTTCGGATTCGGCCGTTCCATTCCTATCGGGGGTAGGGCTATCAATCGTGCCATTGAGGGAGAGTTTGGCATGTCGGAGGAGGAAGCCGAAGGGCTGAAACGGGCCGAGGCCTTTCTGCCCGTGAAGGACAGGGTCCCTTCGAGTCATGAACAGAGGCGGCTCTGCTCTGCCGTGGAGTCGATCATCGCTCAGCTGCTCCAGGAGATAGGGCGCACGTTCTATGCCTTCGAGGCGGAGACCCAGAAGCAGGTGAGTCACGTCTTCCTCTGCGGCGGAACGGCCCGGCTGGCGAACCTCTCGGACTATGTCTCCGAAAAGATGAGCGTTCCGGCGGCCCCTCTTCCCCCTGTTTCTTCATTAAAGGGGGTGGTGGATCCCCAGAACATGGGCCTCATGGCTCAAGCTTACGGTTTGGGCCTGCGTGCAGCCGCTGACGGCAGGTTCTCTCAGGTGAATTTTCTGAAGGACGAGTTCGCCTTTCGGAGCGAGATCAAGGGGATGAAGGGGAAGATGGTCTACGTGGGGATCTTTCTCGCTCTTATTCTTGCCCTCTTCGCATACGATGGCCTCAACAGGTATATGGTAAAGAAGCAGCGTTACTTGGAATTGAAAAGCGAGATTGAAAGGGTTTTCAGGGAGACCTTTCCCGGCATGAAACAGATTCGGGGGGGGAGTCAGTACATGAGGAGCAAGACCCTGGAGCTTCGTAAGGAGTCCCGGGCTCTTCTTTCCCTGGGAGGATTGCCCGCCACCGCACTCGACCTGATCCGGGGGGTTACCGAGAAGGCTCCGGCGGGGGTCGACGTGGAGATCGACACCTTTTCCTTTGACGCGGAGAAGATCCGCCTCAGTGGCCGGACCGACTCCTTTGAGTCCGTGGACAGGATCGTGAAAGCACTCCAGGGATTCGGTCTCTTCGAGAAGATATCCCTCTCCAACGCCAAGGTGAACGTAAAGGACAACAAGGTGGATTTCAGGCTTTCCATATCACTTCCATCCCCACTGGGGGAGAAGAGATGA
- a CDS encoding phosphotransferase: MPGETDAGVFQEFMEGRTSVLAEVRFLKSIHNRGFRKVGEVLEKAWIDPTRCGRGNLRLFSVSGRADRRFVVRHYTHGGILRRVLGDRFLQKSRPFVETITTEKIRTLGIPTARVVAALTYPSRGPFYRGELITEEIPGALDLVSLLSNMRRAPFQKRAGLWREAVKRAGRAVRLMHDRGVYHGDLNLKNILVRNPYGSCPEIYIIDFDRSKIQDSLSTEERMKNLLRLDRSAEKWKTRGIPISNSDKARFFRAYAKGDPDLLRAMRRHLKKARLLRYWYRLGWAADRLFNPSTPSSLDT; the protein is encoded by the coding sequence ATGCCCGGAGAGACCGACGCCGGAGTGTTTCAGGAGTTCATGGAGGGGCGTACCTCCGTCTTGGCAGAGGTTCGTTTTTTGAAATCGATTCACAACCGGGGATTCAGGAAGGTGGGCGAGGTTCTGGAGAAGGCCTGGATCGATCCAACCCGTTGTGGGAGAGGCAATCTCCGACTCTTCTCGGTCAGCGGAAGGGCGGATCGCCGTTTCGTTGTCCGCCACTACACTCACGGCGGTATACTCCGCCGTGTTCTTGGAGATCGTTTTCTCCAGAAGTCCAGGCCCTTCGTGGAGACGATTACGACCGAGAAAATCCGAACCCTCGGCATTCCCACCGCCCGCGTGGTAGCTGCCCTCACCTACCCCAGCCGGGGGCCCTTCTACCGTGGCGAGTTGATCACGGAGGAGATCCCGGGAGCATTGGACCTGGTCTCTCTTCTCTCGAATATGAGGAGAGCCCCTTTCCAGAAGCGGGCCGGCCTCTGGCGTGAGGCAGTGAAGCGGGCCGGCCGCGCGGTGCGACTCATGCACGACCGGGGAGTCTATCATGGCGACCTCAACCTGAAAAACATTCTGGTCCGAAACCCATACGGCTCCTGCCCGGAGATCTATATCATCGACTTCGATCGCTCCAAGATCCAGGACTCCCTCTCCACAGAAGAGAGGATGAAGAACCTCCTCCGCCTGGACCGATCAGCGGAAAAGTGGAAGACAAGGGGCATTCCCATCAGTAATTCGGACAAGGCGCGTTTCTTCCGGGCCTATGCGAAAGGAGACCCAGACCTGCTCCGTGCCATGAGGCGTCATCTGAAAAAGGCACGGCTCCTCCGCTACTGGTACCGCTTGGGCTGGGCGGCAGACCGCCTTTTCAACCCTTCAACCCCGTCTTCTCTCGATACCTAG
- a CDS encoding TolC family protein encodes MRKTLLSLALALILCHPPLVHGGRESSKPRKVELTLRKAILLALSNNIDIKIERLRPQVAQTDVEAQESVFDPAVTADVSQSASRRQTDVAVFLTGSAEPFQNSVNIGAGIGKKLSTGAKAELRFGNDRLNSNSFLQRFNPSWDNELSLSVAQPLLRDFGREFNLAPIKIAKNNKHISDIQFRKRVIDIVTEVKEAYWDLVRAIELLRVSKQSVQLARDLLEINKAKVAVGQLAPIDMIEAEAGVAAREEAVILAEDRIGDAEDRLKSLLNPNGGLPLLSLSVTPVDRPKETAVRLSLAREIETALKNRPDYLQAKTELENRLVTVKLAKNQILPRVDVVATAGVSGLAGTYQEAIDEMDGDFYDLRIGLRFEYPLGNRAARSRLLRRELEQQEVELRLENLRKDIALQVREAIRQVETDFKRIKTTRVARRLAEKKLEAQQAKHDVGIATTKDVLDFQVDLAFAQSRELEAIIDYNKSLDRFYQLLGTTLKVNGIRAEMLERD; translated from the coding sequence ATGCGAAAAACCCTGCTCAGTCTAGCCCTTGCTCTGATACTTTGCCATCCTCCCCTTGTTCACGGAGGCCGGGAATCTTCAAAACCACGGAAAGTCGAACTGACCCTGAGAAAGGCGATTCTTCTGGCCCTGTCGAACAACATAGACATCAAGATCGAGCGGCTCCGGCCCCAGGTCGCCCAGACCGACGTGGAGGCCCAGGAATCCGTCTTCGATCCCGCAGTCACCGCAGATGTCTCCCAAAGCGCTTCGCGTCGGCAAACCGACGTTGCGGTATTCCTCACAGGGTCAGCCGAACCGTTCCAGAACAGCGTCAACATAGGAGCAGGAATCGGCAAGAAGCTGTCCACGGGTGCCAAGGCTGAACTGAGGTTCGGGAACGATCGTCTCAACTCCAACTCTTTTCTTCAGCGGTTCAACCCCTCATGGGACAATGAATTGAGCCTGTCGGTGGCCCAGCCCCTGCTCAGAGACTTCGGCCGAGAGTTCAATCTGGCACCGATTAAGATCGCCAAAAACAACAAGCATATCTCGGACATACAGTTCAGGAAACGGGTGATCGATATAGTCACCGAGGTCAAGGAGGCCTACTGGGACCTCGTCCGTGCCATTGAGCTCCTCCGTGTGAGCAAGCAATCCGTCCAGCTCGCCCGGGATCTCCTGGAGATCAACAAGGCGAAAGTGGCCGTGGGCCAGCTGGCCCCTATCGACATGATCGAGGCCGAGGCAGGAGTCGCGGCAAGAGAGGAGGCGGTCATCCTCGCCGAAGACAGGATCGGCGACGCGGAAGACCGCCTGAAGAGTCTCCTCAACCCCAACGGAGGGCTTCCACTGCTATCTCTCTCGGTGACCCCCGTGGACCGGCCAAAGGAGACGGCCGTACGGCTCTCCCTCGCCCGTGAGATCGAGACAGCCCTCAAGAACAGGCCCGACTACCTCCAGGCCAAGACAGAACTGGAGAACCGCCTCGTGACCGTCAAACTCGCCAAAAACCAGATCCTGCCCCGGGTGGATGTGGTGGCCACTGCAGGGGTCAGCGGCCTTGCCGGGACTTATCAGGAGGCCATAGACGAGATGGACGGTGATTTCTACGACCTCCGTATCGGTCTCCGGTTCGAATATCCCTTGGGCAACAGGGCTGCGAGAAGCCGACTTCTCCGTCGTGAGCTGGAACAACAGGAAGTGGAACTCAGACTGGAAAACCTCAGGAAGGATATTGCTCTCCAGGTTAGGGAGGCAATCAGACAGGTGGAGACCGATTTCAAGAGAATCAAGACGACCCGTGTTGCCCGGCGATTGGCCGAGAAGAAGCTGGAGGCCCAACAGGCTAAACACGATGTGGGGATCGCCACCACAAAGGACGTATTGGATTTTCAAGTCGACCTCGCCTTCGCTCAAAGCCGGGAGCTGGAAGCCATCATCGATTACAACAAATCCCTAGACAGGTTCTATCAGTTGTTGGGTACCACTCTGAAGGTGAACGGTATCAGGGCAGAGATGCTGGAGAGGGATTAG